In Micromonospora sp. WMMA1363, a genomic segment contains:
- a CDS encoding alpha/beta fold hydrolase, translating into MPQPTEHVETWLRRYHPAPDGETRLVCLPHAGGSASFFHPLSKALAPAVEVLAVQYPGRQDRRHEPAVDNIPDLADQILDALRHLDDRPLALFGHSMGAVLGYEVALRMRPAGLPSPVHLVVSGRRAPSRYRDEEVRPLSDDRIVSELRTLNGTEPVMLADPELREMILPAVRSDYQAIETYRHDPDRSVDCPVTVLTGDRDRRVSLDEARAWAEHTTGPMDLKVLPGGHFFLVDRSEDVIAILRKELSGRTRQAVRLP; encoded by the coding sequence GTGCCTCAACCCACGGAACACGTCGAGACCTGGCTACGCCGGTACCACCCGGCGCCGGACGGGGAAACCCGCCTGGTGTGCCTGCCACACGCCGGCGGCTCGGCAAGCTTCTTCCACCCGCTGTCCAAGGCACTCGCCCCGGCGGTGGAGGTCCTGGCGGTCCAGTACCCGGGCCGCCAGGACCGGCGGCACGAGCCCGCCGTCGACAACATCCCAGATCTGGCCGATCAGATCCTCGACGCCCTGCGCCACCTGGACGACCGCCCCCTGGCACTGTTCGGACACAGCATGGGCGCGGTCCTCGGCTACGAGGTGGCGTTGCGGATGCGTCCCGCCGGTCTGCCCTCGCCGGTACACCTCGTCGTCTCGGGTCGACGCGCCCCGTCCCGCTACCGTGACGAGGAGGTACGCCCCCTGTCGGACGACCGCATCGTGTCCGAGCTCCGGACCCTGAACGGCACCGAACCGGTCATGCTGGCCGACCCGGAACTACGGGAGATGATCCTGCCGGCCGTCCGCAGCGACTACCAGGCCATCGAGACGTACCGCCATGATCCCGACCGGAGCGTGGACTGCCCCGTCACGGTGCTCACCGGCGACCGCGACCGCCGGGTGTCACTGGACGAAGCCCGCGCCTGGGCCGAGCACACCACCGGACCGATGGACCTCAAGGTCCTTCCGGGGGGTCACTTCTTCCTCGTCGACCGGAGCGAGGACGTGATCGCGATTCTCCGGAAGGAACTGTCAGGTCGGACGCGTCAAGCTGTGAGGTTACCGTGA
- a CDS encoding bifunctional 3-(3-hydroxy-phenyl)propionate/3-hydroxycinnamic acid hydroxylase, translated as MRDAHVVIVGNGPVGATLSVLLARRGWRVTVIERRPRPYRLPRATSFDGETARLLAAAGIGPDLGRITAPASGYQWRTAAGEILLDIAFGTSGPYGWPDANTMHQPALEELIAARATSLPDLTVLRGHEVVGISEGDERVEVLATDDDGATRRVSARWVVGCDGANSFVRHHLDVPVTDLGFSYEWLLCDVELHEPREFVPTNVQICDPARPTTQVGSGPGRRRWEFMRLPGESTAELNRDETAWRLLAPFGVRPDTATLLRSTTYIFQARWAERWRVGHVLLAGDAAHLMPPFAGQGMCAGIRDVVNLAWKLDLTLRGLAAESLIDSYPQERRAQAKEAILASVQLGRVICVTDPAAAAERDATVLANRRGRAPVRPDPAKPLSDGLLHRRPGADVAEPPAGAVAPQGRVALGRDIGLFDDVVGRGFVLLTTEDPHTALDEERLSFLGTLDTHMVRLLPPGDAPEQGAVDVDDVYRPYLAQFGATALLIRPDYHVFGAGSGPGGIRDVVDDLRNQLRTPAPASAPPPAG; from the coding sequence GTGAGAGACGCGCACGTCGTCATCGTGGGCAACGGGCCGGTCGGCGCCACCCTGTCGGTGCTACTCGCCCGACGCGGCTGGCGGGTGACCGTGATCGAACGCCGTCCCCGGCCATACCGGCTGCCCCGGGCGACCAGCTTCGATGGTGAGACCGCCCGCCTCCTGGCCGCCGCCGGGATCGGCCCGGACCTTGGCCGGATCACGGCTCCGGCCAGCGGCTACCAGTGGCGCACCGCCGCCGGTGAGATCCTGCTGGACATCGCGTTCGGCACGTCCGGCCCGTACGGCTGGCCGGACGCGAACACGATGCACCAGCCGGCCCTCGAGGAGCTCATCGCGGCCCGGGCGACGTCGCTCCCCGATCTCACGGTGCTGCGCGGACACGAGGTCGTGGGCATCAGCGAAGGCGACGAGCGGGTGGAGGTGCTCGCCACCGACGATGACGGCGCGACGCGACGCGTCTCCGCGCGCTGGGTCGTGGGATGCGACGGCGCCAACAGCTTCGTCCGCCACCACCTCGACGTCCCCGTGACGGACCTCGGATTCTCCTACGAGTGGCTGCTCTGCGACGTCGAACTCCACGAGCCACGCGAATTCGTCCCCACCAACGTGCAGATCTGTGATCCGGCGCGGCCCACGACCCAGGTGGGCAGCGGCCCTGGGCGGCGGCGCTGGGAATTCATGCGCCTGCCCGGCGAGAGCACGGCCGAGCTGAACCGGGACGAGACGGCGTGGCGCCTGCTCGCACCGTTCGGCGTCAGACCCGACACCGCCACCCTGCTGCGCAGCACCACGTACATCTTCCAGGCCAGGTGGGCCGAGCGGTGGCGGGTGGGTCACGTCCTGCTGGCTGGCGACGCGGCCCACCTCATGCCACCCTTCGCCGGTCAGGGCATGTGCGCCGGCATCCGGGACGTCGTCAACCTGGCGTGGAAGCTCGACCTCACACTGCGCGGACTCGCGGCGGAGTCACTGATCGACTCCTACCCGCAGGAACGCCGCGCGCAGGCCAAGGAGGCGATCCTGGCGTCGGTCCAGCTAGGCCGGGTGATCTGCGTGACCGATCCGGCGGCCGCCGCCGAGCGCGACGCCACGGTACTGGCCAACCGCCGCGGGCGGGCCCCGGTCCGGCCGGATCCGGCGAAGCCGCTCTCGGACGGGCTGCTGCACCGGCGGCCCGGGGCGGACGTGGCCGAGCCACCGGCGGGTGCGGTCGCGCCGCAGGGACGAGTGGCCCTGGGCCGCGACATCGGGCTGTTCGACGACGTCGTCGGCCGGGGTTTCGTGCTGCTGACCACCGAGGATCCGCACACCGCACTCGACGAGGAGCGGCTGTCCTTCCTCGGCACGCTGGACACCCACATGGTGCGGCTGCTACCGCCCGGAGACGCACCGGAGCAGGGCGCGGTGGACGTGGACGACGTCTACCGCCCGTATCTGGCGCAGTTCGGGGCGACCGCCCTACTCATCCGTCCCGACTACCACGTCTTCGGTGCCGGGAGCGGCCCGGGCGGCATCCGGGACGTGGTCGACGACCTGCGGAACCAGCTTCGGACCCCGGCGCCGGCGAGCGCGCCGCCCCCCGCCGGCTGA
- a CDS encoding transketolase, with protein sequence MSTQVDRKLMRSVFVDTVIESLATDPKLVLLTADISSWSFDEARAAYPDRVINVGIREQAMIGMAGGLAMTGFRPVVHTYTPFLVERPFEQIKLDLGHQDVGAVLVSIGGSYDDLARGRTHQAPGDVALFDTLPGWTVHVPGHEDEAEQLMRNALSDDGRVYLRLSDKANSEAVPVLDGFSVLRRGGAGVVVAVGPVLDDVLTATSTADVTVLYASTVRPFDHAGLRAAVAAAAPNVMVVEPYLRGTSAHEVAEALGDVPHRLRSHGVRRDREVRAYGKALDHDRLHGLDAASLAASVIEFVR encoded by the coding sequence ATGAGCACTCAGGTGGACAGGAAGCTGATGCGGTCCGTCTTCGTCGACACCGTGATCGAGTCGCTTGCCACCGATCCCAAGCTGGTCCTGTTGACCGCCGACATCTCGTCGTGGTCGTTCGACGAGGCGCGGGCCGCCTACCCGGACCGGGTGATCAACGTCGGGATCCGTGAGCAGGCGATGATCGGAATGGCCGGTGGCCTGGCGATGACCGGTTTCCGGCCGGTGGTGCACACCTACACACCATTCCTGGTCGAGCGTCCGTTCGAGCAGATCAAACTAGACCTCGGGCACCAGGACGTCGGCGCCGTGCTGGTCAGCATCGGCGGGTCCTACGACGACCTGGCGCGGGGCCGGACCCACCAGGCGCCCGGCGATGTCGCGCTGTTCGACACACTGCCTGGCTGGACCGTGCACGTACCGGGGCACGAGGACGAGGCTGAGCAGCTGATGCGGAACGCCCTGTCCGACGACGGGCGGGTCTACCTGCGGCTGTCGGACAAGGCCAACAGTGAGGCGGTGCCGGTCCTGGACGGCTTCAGCGTGCTGCGCCGAGGCGGCGCCGGCGTGGTGGTCGCGGTCGGACCGGTGCTGGACGACGTGCTCACCGCGACGTCCACCGCGGATGTCACGGTGCTGTACGCCTCGACGGTCCGGCCGTTCGACCACGCTGGCCTGCGCGCGGCGGTGGCCGCCGCGGCGCCGAACGTCATGGTGGTCGAGCCGTACCTGCGGGGGACCTCGGCGCACGAGGTGGCCGAGGCGCTCGGCGACGTGCCGCACCGGCTGCGGTCGCACGGGGTACGGCGGGACCGGGAGGTGCGTGCCTACGGCAAGGCGCTGGACCACGACCGACTGCACGGACTGGACGCCGCGAGCCTGGCCGCGTCGGTCATCGAATTCGTCCGGTAG
- a CDS encoding thiamine pyrophosphate-dependent enzyme → MVGDEKHMWAAASTLNAIWVLYDRVLDISPDNIDDPDRDRFYLSKGHGPMAYYAMLAAKGFIAPEMLDTWTQLGSPLGLHPDRMLVPGVEISSGSLGHGLPLGVGTALGLRAEGRRARVVVLMGDGEFDEGSNHEALAIAGRLGLDRVTAIVIDNRSASLGWPDGIARRFEVEGWRATTVDGRDNEELYRALTQESDGRPQAVVAEIRELREGSAA, encoded by the coding sequence ATGGTCGGAGACGAGAAGCACATGTGGGCGGCAGCGTCGACGCTGAACGCCATCTGGGTGCTCTACGACCGGGTGCTCGACATCTCGCCGGACAACATCGACGACCCCGACCGGGACCGGTTCTACCTCTCCAAGGGGCACGGGCCGATGGCGTACTACGCGATGCTCGCCGCGAAGGGGTTCATCGCCCCGGAGATGTTGGACACCTGGACCCAACTCGGCTCGCCGCTCGGTCTCCACCCCGACCGCATGCTGGTGCCTGGCGTGGAGATCAGCAGCGGCTCTCTCGGCCACGGGCTCCCCCTCGGCGTGGGAACCGCACTCGGGCTGCGTGCCGAGGGGCGGCGCGCGCGCGTGGTGGTGCTGATGGGCGACGGCGAGTTCGACGAGGGCAGCAACCACGAGGCTCTCGCGATCGCCGGTCGCCTCGGTCTCGACCGCGTCACCGCGATCGTGATCGACAACCGTTCGGCGAGCCTCGGCTGGCCGGACGGCATCGCCAGGCGCTTTGAGGTGGAGGGCTGGCGCGCCACCACCGTGGACGGCCGCGACAACGAGGAGTTGTATCGGGCGTTGACCCAGGAATCCGACGGCCGGCCGCAGGCCGTGGTCGCGGAGATTCGCGAGCTTCGGGAAGGGAGCGCGGCATGA
- a CDS encoding Gfo/Idh/MocA family oxidoreductase: protein MAPVRIGIMGCASIARRKTLPAMAALPEVEIVAIASRDLDTAVPTARAYGCRAVEGYEALLDLDEVEAVYVPLPNAMHASWIEDALCARKHVLAEKPLTTSGARTRELTATARSRGLVLMENMMFLHHSQHAVVRRQLEDGVIGRLYAFHASFGVPRRPVGDVRYSVELGGGALLDTGVYPLRAAMSFLGGSGMEVVSAVLTSRPGQHVDSCGHALLCTEGGVGVHLTFGLDHSYRSSYELWGSEGRIAIEHAYTPPADHVPVLRLERKSSVQEIRLAPDDQVANSVRAFATAVRSGRLPDNGSVLRQAVLVDDIRGRARRCTNQADEQAATSQMAASA, encoded by the coding sequence GTGGCTCCCGTGCGAATCGGGATCATGGGATGCGCGAGCATCGCCCGCCGGAAGACGCTTCCCGCCATGGCGGCCCTTCCGGAGGTCGAGATCGTGGCAATCGCCAGCCGGGACCTCGACACTGCCGTGCCGACCGCGCGGGCCTACGGCTGCCGCGCGGTCGAGGGCTACGAGGCGCTGCTGGATCTCGATGAGGTCGAGGCCGTCTACGTCCCGCTGCCGAACGCCATGCACGCCAGCTGGATCGAAGACGCCCTGTGCGCCCGCAAGCACGTCCTAGCCGAGAAGCCGCTGACCACCAGCGGAGCCCGGACACGCGAACTGACAGCCACGGCGCGGTCCCGCGGCCTGGTGCTCATGGAGAACATGATGTTCCTCCACCACAGTCAGCACGCGGTGGTCCGCAGGCAGCTGGAAGACGGCGTGATCGGCCGCCTGTACGCCTTCCACGCCTCGTTCGGCGTGCCGAGGCGCCCGGTCGGCGATGTCCGCTACAGCGTCGAACTCGGCGGTGGCGCGCTCCTGGACACCGGGGTCTACCCGCTGCGCGCGGCGATGTCCTTCCTGGGCGGCAGCGGCATGGAGGTTGTCTCGGCGGTGCTGACCTCCCGGCCCGGCCAGCACGTCGACTCCTGCGGGCATGCTCTGCTGTGCACCGAGGGCGGCGTGGGTGTGCACCTGACCTTCGGCCTCGACCACTCCTACCGGTCCAGCTACGAACTCTGGGGCAGCGAGGGGCGAATCGCGATCGAGCATGCCTACACCCCACCCGCCGACCACGTCCCGGTACTGCGCCTGGAGCGGAAGTCGAGCGTTCAAGAGATCCGGCTGGCGCCCGACGACCAGGTGGCGAACTCGGTGCGGGCGTTCGCGACGGCTGTCCGATCGGGGCGTCTGCCGGACAACGGCAGCGTCCTGCGGCAGGCGGTTCTCGTCGACGACATCCGGGGGAGGGCGAGGCGCTGCACCAATCAGGCCGACGAGCAGGCGGCCACCAGCCAGATGGCGGCGTCGGCATGA
- a CDS encoding NDP-hexose 2,3-dehydratase family protein, producing MIDSASGTLTGAESGRSGRAASSVDDAVMSMADFYSWFNARARANSFRVERIAFADLSGWGFDPDTGNLVHESGRFFSVEGLRVRTNRSWVSEWGQPIIVQPEIGVLGILVKRFDGVLHCLMQAKMEPGNINGLQISPTVQATRSNYMRIHGGAGTKYLQYFRPGSRSRVLFDGLQSEQGSWFLHKRNRNIIVETEDDVPVDEDFCWLTLGQLRRLLLLDHMVNMDARTVLACIPPALTGPNDEDAGDESFTDAVLRSFSGQGTAVHEPEQILSWLTEVRARQELVQRRVPLKHLADDGWRVGADVIDHRDGKYFDVIAVAVQGSNREVTAWTQPLVAPKQAGLLALLVKRIGGTLHALVQARSDAGMLNIAELTATVHCQPGNYADVPAEHRPPYLDYALTAPACRVRLDVLHSEEGGRFHHAQNRYLMIEVEDEFVAPDDRYLWATLHQLTSLLPHSNYLTVELRSLVASMRSLTPRL from the coding sequence GTGATCGACAGCGCGAGCGGGACACTCACGGGCGCGGAGTCGGGACGGTCCGGGCGGGCCGCCTCCTCCGTTGACGACGCGGTCATGTCCATGGCGGACTTCTACTCCTGGTTCAACGCGCGGGCCCGCGCGAACAGCTTCCGGGTGGAGCGGATTGCGTTCGCGGACCTCTCCGGGTGGGGCTTCGACCCGGACACGGGCAATCTCGTCCACGAGAGCGGGCGGTTCTTCTCGGTGGAGGGCCTGCGGGTCCGGACCAACCGGTCCTGGGTGAGCGAGTGGGGCCAACCGATCATCGTGCAGCCGGAGATCGGCGTGCTCGGCATCCTCGTCAAGCGGTTCGATGGCGTCCTCCACTGCCTGATGCAGGCCAAGATGGAACCGGGCAACATCAACGGACTGCAGATCTCGCCGACCGTGCAGGCCACTCGCAGCAACTACATGCGGATCCACGGCGGTGCGGGCACCAAGTACCTGCAGTACTTCCGGCCCGGCTCCCGAAGCCGGGTGCTGTTCGACGGGCTGCAGTCCGAGCAGGGGTCGTGGTTCCTGCACAAGCGCAACCGCAACATCATCGTCGAGACCGAGGACGACGTTCCGGTCGACGAGGACTTCTGTTGGCTCACGCTCGGTCAGCTTCGCCGTCTGCTGTTGCTCGACCACATGGTGAACATGGACGCCAGGACAGTCCTGGCGTGCATCCCGCCAGCGTTGACAGGACCGAACGACGAGGACGCCGGCGACGAGTCGTTCACCGATGCGGTCCTGCGTTCGTTCTCCGGTCAGGGCACGGCCGTGCACGAGCCCGAGCAGATCCTCAGCTGGCTCACCGAGGTGCGGGCCCGGCAGGAACTAGTGCAGCGCCGGGTGCCGCTCAAGCACCTCGCCGACGACGGCTGGCGCGTCGGCGCCGACGTTATCGACCACCGGGACGGCAAGTACTTCGACGTCATCGCGGTGGCCGTGCAGGGGAGCAACCGAGAGGTCACGGCGTGGACCCAGCCGTTGGTGGCCCCCAAGCAGGCCGGCCTACTCGCGTTGCTGGTCAAGCGGATCGGCGGCACGTTGCACGCGTTGGTGCAGGCCCGCAGTGACGCGGGCATGCTCAACATCGCCGAGCTGACCGCCACCGTGCACTGCCAGCCGGGCAACTACGCCGACGTACCGGCGGAACACCGCCCCCCTTACCTCGACTACGCGTTGACGGCACCCGCGTGCCGGGTCCGGTTGGACGTGCTGCATTCCGAGGAGGGTGGCCGCTTCCACCACGCACAGAACCGGTACCTGATGATCGAGGTCGAGGACGAGTTCGTCGCGCCCGACGACCGGTATCTCTGGGCGACACTGCACCAACTCACCTCACTGCTGCCGCACAGCAACTATCTCACGGTGGAACTCCGCAGCCTCGTGGCCAGCATGCGCAGCCTGACGCCGCGGCTGTGA
- a CDS encoding LuxR family transcriptional regulator: MQYAAAAVDTRCDEHHEFCALAPFWRVALLTKAREFKAGWRAINSPEVYRGGPESPLMTATSLIIRGELLFARGCVDDGLADVNAGLRAAERCEARLLLPTGYVVLALAAFRRADMRTCLHFVDKLTGEALLGYFGQAAGAWVTAQVAEARGGTDRAAGLIAGIVSDRLVLRQLLVSEPAAASWLVRASCKLGARDLAEAAVTAAATASAEHPGFRVIRGAALHAAGLLEEDSGKLLEAANTYPDRWCGASAREDMAGLLAERRSERSNTVRTFELALGAYTAVGAARDASRVANKLRDFGVRRGVIRPVQREGHQPHGLTNMEFAVAELVSQGHTNNEVGRQLFISRHTVAFHLKKVYQKMSLTSRVELAASWKQRNGGMSSNVRNHDDGGGRW, from the coding sequence TTGCAGTACGCCGCGGCGGCAGTCGACACGAGATGCGACGAGCACCACGAGTTCTGCGCGCTGGCTCCCTTCTGGCGGGTCGCGTTGCTGACCAAGGCCAGGGAGTTCAAGGCCGGCTGGCGGGCGATCAACTCCCCTGAGGTGTACAGGGGTGGGCCGGAGTCGCCACTCATGACCGCGACGTCGCTCATCATTCGGGGTGAGCTGCTGTTCGCCAGGGGGTGCGTCGACGACGGTCTCGCCGACGTGAACGCGGGGTTGCGCGCCGCGGAGCGCTGCGAAGCCCGGTTGTTGCTGCCCACCGGTTACGTGGTGCTGGCACTCGCCGCGTTCCGCCGAGCTGACATGAGAACCTGCCTGCACTTCGTGGACAAGCTGACCGGTGAAGCCCTGCTGGGCTACTTCGGGCAGGCCGCGGGAGCGTGGGTGACCGCGCAGGTGGCAGAGGCCCGCGGCGGAACGGACCGGGCAGCCGGGCTCATCGCCGGAATCGTCAGCGACCGCCTCGTGCTTCGCCAGCTTCTGGTGTCCGAGCCGGCGGCGGCCTCGTGGCTGGTTCGCGCCTCCTGCAAGTTGGGCGCCCGTGACCTCGCGGAGGCAGCGGTGACGGCGGCCGCTACCGCGTCCGCCGAGCACCCCGGGTTCCGCGTCATCCGCGGAGCGGCGTTGCACGCCGCTGGACTGCTGGAGGAGGACTCCGGCAAGTTGCTGGAGGCGGCGAACACCTACCCTGATCGGTGGTGCGGGGCGTCCGCGCGGGAGGACATGGCCGGCTTGTTGGCCGAGCGACGGTCCGAACGGAGCAATACCGTTCGGACCTTCGAATTGGCGCTGGGGGCCTACACTGCGGTCGGTGCCGCACGCGATGCTTCTCGGGTCGCGAACAAGCTCCGCGACTTCGGTGTGCGACGTGGCGTTATCCGGCCCGTGCAGCGTGAGGGGCATCAGCCGCACGGACTGACCAACATGGAGTTCGCGGTCGCGGAGCTCGTGAGTCAGGGACACACCAACAATGAAGTCGGCAGGCAACTGTTCATCTCTCGGCACACCGTGGCCTTTCACCTCAAGAAGGTGTACCAGAAGATGAGCCTCACATCGCGCGTGGAGTTGGCGGCCAGCTGGAAACAACGCAATGGCGGCATGAGTTCTAATGTCAGAAATCATGATGATGGTGGGGGGCGCTGGTGA
- a CDS encoding methyltransferase domain-containing protein gives MKKPTPNEIGQGYDAFTDLLDQLWGENLHHGYWEDASDDVSVKDAADRLTDKLAGLLTIEPGDRLLDLGCGIGEPAIRLATAHKIEIVGVSISGRQVERAHDRAVSAGLADRLSFQLADAMDLPFPEESFDIVWALESLHHMPDRAHVLRQATRVLRPGGRVAIGDFMLQPSADGYEAGAARVNEASKGVLSVIGRDAYLAMIREAGLVPVASEDVSRHTRPSWVKAGERFAALREQAVPHIGEEQFDLTLARFRAFSEEPALGYALLTARKPS, from the coding sequence GTGAAAAAGCCGACGCCAAATGAGATTGGCCAGGGCTACGACGCGTTTACGGATTTGCTCGACCAACTCTGGGGCGAAAATCTGCACCACGGCTACTGGGAGGACGCGTCCGACGATGTGTCGGTGAAGGACGCCGCCGATCGGCTGACCGACAAACTTGCCGGTCTGCTGACCATTGAGCCAGGCGATCGCCTGCTCGATCTCGGTTGTGGCATCGGTGAGCCGGCCATCAGGCTGGCCACGGCACACAAGATCGAAATCGTGGGCGTCTCGATCAGTGGTCGTCAGGTCGAGCGGGCACATGACCGCGCGGTGTCCGCCGGTCTGGCCGACCGGTTGTCCTTCCAGCTGGCCGACGCGATGGACCTGCCATTCCCGGAGGAGTCGTTCGACATCGTCTGGGCGCTGGAGTCCCTGCATCACATGCCCGACCGGGCCCATGTTCTCCGGCAGGCGACCCGGGTGCTGCGGCCCGGCGGGCGGGTGGCGATCGGTGACTTCATGCTCCAGCCGAGTGCCGACGGTTACGAAGCAGGCGCCGCCCGGGTCAACGAGGCGAGCAAGGGTGTCCTGTCGGTCATCGGACGTGACGCCTACCTTGCCATGATCCGTGAGGCCGGACTCGTTCCCGTGGCCAGCGAAGACGTCAGCAGGCACACCCGGCCGTCCTGGGTCAAGGCGGGAGAGCGGTTCGCCGCCCTTCGGGAGCAGGCCGTGCCGCACATCGGGGAAGAGCAGTTCGACCTCACGCTCGCCCGATTCCGCGCATTCAGCGAGGAGCCGGCGTTGGGGTACGCCCTCCTGACCGCCCGCAAGCCCTCCTGA
- a CDS encoding shikimate dehydrogenase, whose product MTAPPRPGPAISGTTRVYALLGDPIAQVRAPGLLHPVLARRGTDAVLVPMQVTPGDVAPVVRALRQVVNLHGILVTVPHKAAALTLADRATARARLAGSVNALRREPDGTWSADTFDGDGFVRGLTGAGYDPNGLRVCVVGAGGAGSAIAVALLDAEVAELRLVDTDPGRLDTLWRRLSAAYPGRVTAATGPHLADVDVAVNATPLGLRPDDPLPFPVTGLPAHAVVADIIMKPAETALLRAADERGLTAHPGEPMLTHQLDSYLAFFAL is encoded by the coding sequence ATGACCGCCCCGCCGCGGCCCGGGCCCGCGATCAGCGGCACGACCCGGGTGTACGCGCTGCTCGGCGACCCGATCGCGCAGGTGCGGGCCCCCGGCCTGCTCCACCCCGTGCTGGCCCGGCGCGGCACCGACGCCGTGCTCGTCCCGATGCAGGTGACACCGGGCGACGTCGCGCCGGTGGTGCGCGCCCTGCGGCAGGTGGTCAACCTGCACGGCATCCTCGTGACGGTGCCGCACAAGGCCGCCGCCCTGACCCTCGCCGACCGGGCCACCGCCCGCGCGCGCCTGGCCGGCAGCGTCAACGCGTTGCGCCGTGAGCCCGACGGCACCTGGTCGGCGGACACCTTCGACGGCGACGGTTTCGTCCGTGGTCTGACCGGGGCCGGGTACGACCCCAATGGGCTGCGGGTGTGCGTGGTGGGCGCGGGCGGGGCGGGCAGCGCCATCGCGGTCGCCCTGCTCGACGCGGAGGTGGCCGAGTTGCGCCTGGTCGACACCGACCCCGGGCGACTCGACACGCTGTGGCGACGGCTCTCGGCCGCGTACCCCGGTCGGGTCACTGCCGCGACCGGTCCACACCTGGCCGACGTCGACGTCGCGGTGAACGCGACGCCGCTGGGGCTGCGGCCCGACGACCCGCTGCCGTTCCCGGTGACCGGGTTGCCGGCGCACGCCGTGGTGGCCGACATCATCATGAAGCCGGCGGAGACGGCGCTGCTGCGGGCGGCCGACGAACGGGGCCTAACCGCCCACCCCGGCGAGCCGATGCTCACCCATCAACTGGACTCCTACCTGGCCTTCTTCGCCCTCTGA